A single window of Flagellimonas maritima DNA harbors:
- a CDS encoding TolC family protein, which produces MKSLFYPLPLILLFGANFLNAQEELLTKEEAIDLVLENNLEIRVARNTQKIDENNANILNSGYLPTVSANAGGSIDKQDTEGQLASGDTRTADGAETRRYNASVDVNYVLFDGLNRRYTYKSLQERSQQSELEVRQTIENTIVQLFTVYYEVARLTENTKNLEEALEISKDRLKRSRYQFQYGQNTGLDVLNAEVDINTDSINLLNSRQELRNTMRDLNLVLNRELSKQFLADTTVSFVPGLQMEEMHNDAKLNNIRLQIVEKGMNITEYNVKAAKSVFLPTIGLTGTYGWNESSNNSPLAFLIQNTSTGVTGAVNLTWNLFDGGRGVTGIKNVKINYENQELLKKQIELQVERDIRNAWDSYTNALYVLEVQEKNLQTNQNNFNRTNERYKLGQVTSIEFRQAQLNLLNAELAQSQAKYSAKLAELLMLQISGQLLNVDF; this is translated from the coding sequence ATGAAAAGTTTATTTTATCCATTACCCTTGATATTATTGTTTGGTGCAAATTTTTTGAATGCACAAGAGGAGTTACTCACCAAAGAGGAAGCAATCGATTTGGTGCTTGAAAACAATCTGGAGATACGTGTTGCAAGGAATACCCAGAAAATCGATGAGAACAATGCCAATATCTTAAATTCGGGTTATTTACCTACCGTTAGTGCAAATGCAGGCGGCAGCATAGATAAACAAGATACGGAAGGACAGTTGGCTAGTGGAGATACGCGTACAGCCGACGGTGCAGAAACGAGGCGTTATAATGCATCGGTCGATGTTAATTATGTTTTATTTGACGGTCTCAATAGACGCTACACCTATAAAAGCCTCCAAGAGCGCTCACAGCAATCTGAATTGGAAGTAAGGCAAACTATAGAGAACACTATAGTTCAACTCTTTACAGTTTACTATGAAGTAGCAAGACTTACGGAAAATACGAAGAACCTTGAAGAGGCACTTGAGATTTCAAAAGACAGGTTAAAACGATCGAGATATCAATTTCAATATGGCCAAAATACAGGGTTGGATGTATTGAATGCCGAAGTTGACATTAATACGGATAGTATAAACCTTTTAAACTCAAGACAAGAACTAAGAAACACAATGCGGGACCTGAACTTGGTTTTGAACAGGGAGCTTTCTAAGCAATTTCTTGCTGATACGACGGTTAGTTTTGTTCCCGGTCTTCAGATGGAAGAAATGCACAATGATGCAAAATTGAACAACATCCGCTTACAAATAGTTGAAAAAGGGATGAATATTACCGAGTACAATGTTAAAGCTGCAAAAAGCGTTTTTTTGCCAACGATCGGTTTAACGGGGACTTATGGTTGGAACGAATCAAGCAATAACAGTCCACTTGCATTTCTTATACAAAATACCTCTACAGGTGTAACGGGTGCGGTCAACCTCACATGGAATCTTTTCGATGGAGGTAGGGGAGTTACTGGAATAAAGAACGTAAAAATCAATTACGAAAACCAAGAACTTTTAAAAAAGCAAATAGAGCTTCAGGTGGAACGGGATATCCGAAATGCATGGGACAGTTACACCAATGCCTTATATGTATTGGAGGTTCAGGAAAAGAATTTGCAGACCAACCAGAACAATTTTAACCGGACTAATGAACGTTATAAGTTGGGTCAAGTGACTTCCATTGAATTTAGGCAAGCACAATTGAATCTGTTGAATGCAGAATTGGCACAAAGCCAAGCTAAATACAGTGCTAAATTGGCCGAGCTATTAATGCTCCAGATAAGTGGCCAATTACTGAATGTTGATTTTTAA
- a CDS encoding efflux RND transporter permease subunit: protein MKKVIEYFIKYGVAVNVIIIAFLIFGIIGASRLRSSFFPLVDSKIITVNVNYPGAAPQEIEEGIVIKIEDNLKGIEGIDRVTSTSRENGGNITVEILKGYDIDFMLLEVKNAVDQVPTFPTGMEPLIVGKQEAIRETISFTVSGENVSLATLKSIARDVEDDLRGFDGISQVEITGFPEEEIEIAVRELDLLAYNLSFNEVAQSISSNNLLLTGGNIKTDSEEYLIRVNNRSYYGDALNNIILKAQPNGNKIRLGDVATVRDRFSETPNASYFNGNLSVNITISNTNSEDLIPTADKVNEYIGQFNEKYNNIRLDVVSDSSITLKQRTKLLSENAAVGIILVLAFLSIFLNSRLAFWVAFGLPISFLGMFIFAGSFDVTINVLSLFGMIIVIGILVDDGIVIAENIYQHYEKGKSPVDAAVDGTLEVMPAILSAILTTILAFSTFLFLDSRIGEFFAEVSTVVIITLVVSLFEALIILPAHVAHSKALVRMKEGEKEAKNGVQRFFAKMRTINTYGDRIMEYMRDNWYAPTLKFFLRNKIFGFAIFAMFLILTIGSIGGGIIGTTIFPSIASDRVSIDLLMPEGTNPRITDSIITMVEQNVWKVNEKFSKRQSGNKQVVENVIKRVGPGTNKASLRVNLLPGEERDFESFLITNTIRDTVGGVYGVERLTFGSGGNFGGSPISISLLSNNTDELKGAKDLLRAELEKNSLLKDVVDTDPEGIKEIRLQLKENAYALGMDLQSIISQVRSGFFGFQAQRFQRGQDEIKVWVRYTAENRSSIDNLDNMRIITPTGNRIPLSEIADYHIERGDESIQHLNGVREIRVESDLKDPNQSTTDILANIRNNIVPEIQSRYSTVKVSYEGQNREASKLSNSAGLVFPVVIFLIYAVIAFTFRSYSQPLLLLLMIPFSLIGVGWGHFIHGFPINVLSGLGIIALIGIMVNDGLVLIGKFNSYLKGGSSYAEAILMAGKSRFRAIFLTSLTTVAGLAPLLLEKSRQAQFLKPMAISISYGIVMATFLTLLMLPVLLSISNNIKVGSKWLFTGKKVAPKEVERAVKELEVEKHGIH from the coding sequence ATGAAAAAAGTAATTGAATATTTTATTAAATACGGGGTTGCTGTAAACGTAATCATCATTGCATTTCTAATATTTGGGATAATAGGAGCATCAAGATTGCGTTCGTCCTTCTTTCCGTTGGTCGACTCAAAAATAATAACGGTCAACGTTAACTATCCCGGTGCCGCACCACAAGAAATAGAAGAAGGAATAGTAATCAAAATCGAGGACAATCTTAAAGGGATTGAAGGTATCGATCGGGTCACATCCACTTCACGCGAGAATGGTGGCAATATAACTGTTGAAATCCTAAAAGGATACGATATTGATTTTATGCTATTGGAAGTAAAGAATGCGGTAGATCAAGTACCTACATTTCCAACCGGTATGGAGCCATTGATAGTGGGCAAACAAGAAGCTATTAGAGAGACCATAAGTTTTACCGTGAGCGGGGAGAATGTTTCCTTGGCCACTTTAAAAAGTATAGCAAGGGATGTTGAGGACGATCTTCGTGGTTTTGATGGAATTTCCCAAGTTGAAATAACAGGCTTTCCGGAAGAGGAAATAGAAATTGCCGTGCGCGAGCTGGATCTATTGGCATACAATCTAAGCTTCAATGAGGTTGCCCAATCAATTTCCAGTAACAATCTTTTGCTGACCGGGGGAAATATTAAAACGGATTCCGAAGAATATCTGATCAGGGTCAATAACCGTTCATACTATGGAGATGCGTTGAACAACATCATTCTAAAAGCACAACCCAATGGTAACAAAATACGTTTAGGGGATGTTGCTACGGTTCGTGATAGATTTTCCGAAACTCCAAATGCTTCTTATTTCAATGGAAATCTTTCCGTAAACATCACAATAAGCAATACCAATAGCGAGGATTTGATTCCTACCGCTGATAAGGTCAATGAATATATTGGGCAGTTTAACGAAAAATACAATAACATTCGATTGGATGTAGTGTCGGACTCTTCCATAACCTTAAAGCAAAGAACAAAATTACTTTCTGAAAATGCAGCCGTAGGAATTATACTGGTTTTGGCTTTTCTATCCATATTCTTAAATTCCCGCTTGGCTTTTTGGGTCGCTTTTGGTTTGCCCATCTCTTTTTTGGGGATGTTCATATTTGCAGGTTCTTTCGATGTCACCATAAATGTACTTTCCCTCTTTGGGATGATAATTGTCATTGGTATTTTGGTGGATGATGGTATTGTTATAGCAGAGAATATATACCAACATTACGAAAAAGGGAAGTCCCCAGTAGACGCTGCAGTGGATGGTACCCTTGAGGTTATGCCTGCTATTCTTTCCGCTATTCTTACAACAATTTTGGCGTTTTCTACTTTTCTCTTTTTAGATAGTAGAATCGGGGAATTTTTTGCAGAAGTTTCTACAGTTGTAATTATCACATTGGTAGTTTCACTCTTTGAAGCGTTAATAATATTGCCAGCCCACGTTGCACATTCCAAGGCATTGGTAAGGATGAAAGAAGGAGAGAAGGAAGCGAAGAATGGAGTACAGCGATTTTTCGCAAAAATGAGAACGATCAACACGTACGGAGACCGTATAATGGAATATATGCGTGATAACTGGTATGCACCTACATTAAAGTTTTTTTTGAGAAATAAAATATTCGGGTTTGCAATTTTTGCGATGTTCTTGATTCTTACAATAGGATCTATTGGTGGCGGCATCATCGGCACTACTATTTTTCCAAGCATTGCAAGTGACCGTGTATCCATTGATCTTTTAATGCCAGAAGGAACAAATCCACGTATAACGGATTCTATCATTACCATGGTTGAACAGAATGTCTGGAAAGTAAATGAAAAATTTTCTAAAAGGCAGTCGGGGAACAAGCAGGTAGTTGAAAATGTAATTAAAAGAGTTGGGCCAGGCACCAACAAGGCATCCTTAAGGGTAAATTTATTACCAGGCGAAGAACGTGATTTTGAATCTTTTTTAATAACGAACACCATACGGGATACAGTAGGTGGTGTTTATGGTGTTGAACGATTGACTTTTGGCTCTGGAGGAAACTTTGGGGGCAGTCCAATATCCATATCATTATTGAGCAATAATACCGATGAGCTCAAAGGTGCGAAAGATTTGTTACGGGCAGAACTCGAAAAAAACTCCTTATTAAAAGACGTAGTGGATACTGACCCGGAAGGGATAAAGGAAATAAGGCTTCAATTGAAAGAGAATGCATACGCCTTGGGGATGGATTTACAAAGTATAATATCTCAGGTTCGTTCTGGATTTTTTGGTTTTCAGGCCCAGCGTTTTCAGCGTGGTCAAGATGAGATAAAAGTTTGGGTCCGTTACACTGCAGAAAATAGATCGTCCATAGATAACTTGGATAATATGAGGATTATAACCCCAACAGGTAACAGAATACCCCTTTCAGAAATAGCGGATTATCATATAGAGCGCGGTGATGAGTCAATTCAACATTTAAATGGTGTTAGGGAGATTCGGGTGGAATCGGATTTAAAAGACCCCAATCAAAGTACAACCGATATTTTGGCGAATATCAGAAATAATATAGTTCCAGAAATACAGTCTCGATACTCTACAGTAAAAGTTTCATATGAAGGTCAAAACAGAGAGGCTTCTAAACTCTCAAATTCTGCAGGCCTTGTTTTTCCAGTAGTCATATTTTTGATTTATGCCGTAATAGCCTTTACCTTTAGAAGCTATAGCCAACCCTTACTATTGCTTTTAATGATACCCTTTAGTCTGATCGGTGTTGGCTGGGGACATTTCATTCACGGATTTCCAATCAACGTGCTTTCAGGATTGGGTATTATAGCATTAATTGGGATTATGGTGAATGATGGCTTGGTACTGATAGGAAAATTCAACAGCTATCTTAAAGGAGGGAGTAGCTATGCAGAAGCAATTCTAATGGCAGGTAAATCAAGATTCAGAGCTATATTTCTTACTTCCCTTACAACTGTGGCGGGCTTGGCACCACTTCTATTGGAAAAAAGTAGACAGGCACAATTTTTAAAGCCGATGGCCATATCAATTTCTTATGGAATAGTAATGGCAACTTTTTTGACCTTGTTAATGCTTCCGGTCCTGCTGTCCATAAGTAATAACATCAAAGTAGGATCAAAATGGCTGTTTACAGGAAAAAAAGTGGCGCCAAAAGAAGTTGAAAGGGCTGTAAAGGAACTAGAGGTAGAAAAACACGGGATTCATTAA
- a CDS encoding efflux RND transporter periplasmic adaptor subunit: protein MRKILLSILGILLIVISIFAARQIINNKKRPKSRVERSVKTVFVDTVQNKTVPIVIESNGNLLAKRRVELYSEVQGVLKSSYKLFKTGQRFKRGQSLLRIDDSEYYSSVKAQKSNFYNLLASTIPDLNLDFPEIAPKWQDYLNQVSVDKALPSLPEMASDKENYFINGRGIISNYHTIKNLENRLSKYNIRAPFDGILTQALVNEGTLVRNGQKLGEFIDPSIYELEVAISKTYGYLLKEGGQVTLSNLEGTQKWTGDVVRINGRVNPETQTVSAFIEVKSEDLKEGMYLNASLMAKEESEAIEIPRKLMLDNNEVFVVKDSLLAVQKVNPVYFSEKKVVLKGLADGTVLLSEPVPGAYPGMLVRIAEIENATDSTSTETKKGSAP from the coding sequence ATGCGTAAAATTTTACTTTCCATTTTGGGAATCCTTTTAATAGTGATTTCCATTTTCGCAGCAAGACAGATTATCAACAATAAAAAAAGGCCTAAATCAAGAGTTGAGCGCTCGGTCAAAACGGTATTTGTGGATACCGTACAGAACAAAACTGTTCCTATAGTAATCGAATCCAACGGAAACCTTTTGGCTAAAAGAAGGGTCGAACTCTATTCAGAAGTACAGGGAGTACTTAAATCCAGTTACAAACTTTTCAAGACAGGTCAGCGCTTTAAAAGAGGCCAAAGTCTTCTTCGTATCGATGACTCTGAGTATTATTCATCGGTAAAAGCACAAAAAAGTAATTTTTATAACCTTTTGGCGTCAACAATACCCGATTTGAATCTTGACTTTCCAGAAATCGCACCAAAATGGCAAGATTATCTCAACCAGGTAAGTGTTGACAAAGCATTGCCAAGTTTACCGGAGATGGCTTCAGACAAAGAAAATTATTTCATAAATGGAAGAGGTATAATTTCCAATTACCATACAATCAAAAATTTAGAGAACCGCTTATCAAAATACAACATTAGGGCTCCGTTTGATGGTATTCTTACTCAAGCCTTGGTAAATGAAGGAACTTTGGTCAGAAATGGTCAAAAGTTGGGAGAATTTATTGATCCAAGTATCTACGAATTGGAAGTGGCCATTTCAAAAACTTATGGATATCTTTTAAAGGAGGGTGGACAGGTAACCTTGAGTAATCTTGAAGGTACACAAAAATGGACCGGTGATGTGGTTAGAATCAATGGCAGGGTAAATCCAGAAACACAAACTGTAAGTGCTTTTATAGAAGTAAAATCCGAAGATTTAAAAGAAGGAATGTACCTCAATGCTTCCTTGATGGCAAAGGAAGAAAGCGAGGCTATCGAGATACCAAGAAAACTAATGCTGGACAACAATGAAGTATTTGTGGTAAAGGATTCCCTATTGGCCGTGCAAAAAGTAAATCCTGTTTATTTTTCAGAAAAGAAAGTAGTTCTCAAAGGTTTGGCAGATGGAACTGTACTACTTTCCGAGCCTGTTCCCGGGGCTTACCCAGGAATGCTGGTCCGTATTGCTGAAATAGAAAACGCCACGGATAGCACCAGTACTGAAACCAAAAAAGGTTCAGCCCCATGA
- a CDS encoding ABC-F family ATP-binding cassette domain-containing protein: MLNIHNLSVAFGGEYLFEEISFRLNAGDRVGLIGKNGAGKSTLLKLLSKEMALDSGTIAMEKDINIGFLKQDIDFEQGRTVLEESYRAFYEIKRLEEKQNEINHELAERTDYESEAYNQLMIDLTDITHRYEILGGYNYQGETEKVLLGLGFKRSDFDKVTDTFSGGWRMRIELAKLLLQNNDVLLLDEPTNHLDIESIIWLEQFLKNYSGAVVIVSHDKMFLDNVTNRTIEISLGRIYDYNKPYSKFLVLRKEIKDQQLSAQKNQEKQIQQTEKLIEKFRAKASKASMAQSLIKKLDKLDRIEVDEDDNSVMNLRFPVSLTPGKVIAELDNLSKSYGKNQVLEGIDLLVERGSKTAFVGQNGQGKTTLAKIMVGELDYDGVLKMGHNVQIGYFAQNQAEYLDGNKTILDTMIDSANEKNRSKVRDILGSFLFRGDDVDKYVKVLSGGERNRLALAKMLLQPFNVLVMDEPTNHLDIKSKNVLKQAMQRFEGTLILVSHDRDFLQGLTDRVYEFKDGNIKEYLGDIDFYLEQRKADDFRKIEKGDKKGAIKEKAVKQNDYKAQKEIKSLRNRLSGVERRISQLEKEISEIDHNMLLDYDTTISKTNFFDDYQGKKNSLESLMEDWEKISNDLERLS, translated from the coding sequence ATGCTAAATATTCACAACCTTTCTGTCGCCTTCGGTGGCGAATATCTTTTTGAGGAAATCTCGTTTCGCTTAAACGCAGGGGATAGGGTTGGTCTCATTGGCAAGAACGGCGCAGGAAAATCCACGTTGTTAAAATTGCTCTCCAAAGAAATGGCACTTGATTCCGGGACAATAGCCATGGAAAAGGATATTAATATCGGATTTCTGAAACAGGACATAGATTTTGAACAAGGAAGAACAGTACTGGAAGAATCCTATCGTGCATTTTATGAAATAAAACGTTTAGAGGAAAAGCAGAATGAAATAAACCATGAGTTGGCCGAACGGACAGATTATGAAAGTGAGGCTTACAACCAGTTGATGATAGATCTTACGGATATTACCCATCGCTATGAAATATTGGGAGGATATAATTATCAAGGCGAAACCGAGAAAGTGCTCTTGGGACTTGGTTTTAAAAGAAGTGATTTTGATAAAGTGACCGACACTTTTTCAGGGGGTTGGCGTATGCGAATAGAACTGGCAAAACTTCTATTGCAAAATAACGATGTGTTGCTTTTGGATGAGCCCACAAACCATTTGGATATAGAATCCATTATTTGGTTGGAGCAGTTCTTAAAGAATTATTCGGGAGCCGTGGTCATAGTTTCACATGATAAAATGTTTTTGGACAATGTCACCAATCGCACCATAGAAATATCACTGGGAAGAATCTATGATTATAATAAACCCTATTCAAAATTTCTTGTATTGCGCAAAGAGATAAAGGACCAACAATTAAGTGCACAGAAAAACCAAGAAAAACAAATTCAACAAACAGAAAAACTAATTGAAAAGTTTAGGGCAAAAGCTTCAAAGGCTTCTATGGCTCAATCCTTAATAAAAAAGCTGGATAAGCTTGACCGTATTGAAGTAGATGAGGATGATAACAGTGTTATGAACCTTCGATTTCCAGTATCCCTGACGCCAGGCAAGGTTATTGCTGAACTTGATAATCTTTCAAAAAGCTACGGTAAAAACCAAGTACTTGAAGGTATTGATCTTTTAGTGGAACGGGGAAGTAAAACAGCGTTTGTAGGTCAAAATGGTCAGGGAAAGACAACTTTAGCAAAAATCATGGTCGGGGAACTGGACTATGATGGAGTTCTAAAAATGGGTCATAATGTGCAGATTGGTTATTTTGCACAGAACCAGGCGGAGTATTTGGATGGAAACAAAACTATTCTTGATACAATGATCGATTCAGCCAACGAAAAAAACAGAAGCAAGGTTAGGGACATATTGGGTTCTTTCTTATTTCGTGGTGATGACGTAGATAAATATGTAAAAGTATTGTCGGGCGGGGAACGTAACCGGTTGGCATTGGCAAAGATGTTGCTGCAACCGTTCAATGTATTGGTCATGGACGAGCCTACCAATCATTTGGACATTAAATCCAAGAACGTGCTCAAACAAGCAATGCAGCGTTTTGAAGGAACATTGATTTTAGTTTCTCATGACCGTGATTTTCTTCAGGGGCTAACGGATAGAGTCTATGAGTTTAAGGATGGTAACATTAAGGAATATTTAGGCGACATAGATTTTTATCTGGAACAACGAAAGGCCGATGATTTTAGGAAAATTGAAAAAGGAGACAAAAAAGGCGCAATCAAAGAAAAGGCTGTAAAACAGAATGATTATAAAGCACAGAAAGAGATAAAATCCCTGAGAAATAGGTTAAGCGGTGTGGAAAGAAGAATTTCACAGTTAGAGAAAGAAATTTCAGAAATTGACCATAATATGTTACTGGATTACGATACTACTATTTCTAAAACTAATTTTTTTGATGACTACCAGGGCAAAAAGAATTCTTTAGAATCTTTAATGGAGGATTGGGAAAAAATATCCAATGACCTTGAGCGGTTAAGTTAG
- a CDS encoding DUF983 domain-containing protein produces MLKKGNKLYSILTGSCPKCHEESMYINKNPYALTQIFKMHERCSHCGTKYKIEPSFFYGSMYVSYGVGIAFAVAAFVITYLMVGASLVSAFIAIVITMIVFMPVIIRLSRNIWINLFIKYEPQAVQGQLE; encoded by the coding sequence ATGTTAAAAAAAGGAAACAAACTCTACAGCATTTTAACAGGAAGTTGCCCCAAGTGTCATGAAGAAAGCATGTATATCAATAAAAATCCTTATGCGCTGACACAAATTTTTAAAATGCATGAGCGTTGCTCGCACTGTGGAACCAAATATAAAATTGAACCTTCTTTTTTTTACGGTTCCATGTATGTTAGTTATGGGGTGGGAATTGCTTTTGCAGTTGCAGCTTTTGTTATTACCTATTTAATGGTGGGAGCCTCTTTGGTAAGTGCCTTTATTGCCATTGTTATTACGATGATTGTTTTTATGCCCGTCATTATTCGCTTATCCCGAAATATTTGGATAAACCTTTTTATAAAGTACGAACCGCAGGCCGTTCAAGGTCAATTGGAATAG
- a CDS encoding NAD(P)/FAD-dependent oxidoreductase: MVDYLVIGLGLAGVSFCETLENHGKSFKVISNQSQQASLVAGGLYNPVILKRFTMAWNGKSQMESAIPFYSGLEQKLNVKLDYKIPVLRRFTSVKEQNLWFEATDRPDLNYFLSTKILENKNPNIDAPFGFGEVKYTGRVDTGKLLDSYKAYLEKKMCLQNESFDFSELLITDKSLSYKSTKARKIVFAEGYGLKNNPFFNYLPLNGTKGELLTIKSPKLKEDSVIKSSVFIIPLGNDLYRIGATYKWKDKTNTPTQESKNELLEKLGKFLKCDFEVVQHVAGIRPTVADRRPLVGLHPEHKNVFVLNGFGSRGVLIAPDASTQLLNFIEEGKELAQEINIQRFTEKYYSN, translated from the coding sequence ATGGTTGACTACTTAGTTATTGGTCTTGGGTTGGCAGGGGTTTCATTTTGTGAAACTCTTGAAAATCACGGTAAATCCTTTAAAGTGATTTCAAATCAATCCCAACAAGCATCACTTGTAGCAGGGGGTTTGTACAACCCCGTTATTCTGAAAAGATTTACCATGGCATGGAATGGAAAGTCGCAAATGGAATCAGCCATACCTTTTTACAGCGGATTGGAACAAAAACTCAATGTGAAATTGGATTACAAAATCCCCGTATTGCGTAGGTTTACGTCTGTTAAGGAACAAAACCTTTGGTTTGAGGCTACGGACCGTCCAGATTTAAATTATTTTCTTTCTACAAAAATTCTTGAAAACAAAAATCCAAACATTGATGCTCCCTTTGGTTTTGGAGAAGTAAAATATACCGGTAGAGTCGATACTGGAAAACTACTCGATTCCTATAAGGCATATTTAGAAAAAAAAATGTGTTTGCAGAATGAATCTTTTGATTTTTCTGAATTATTGATTACAGATAAAAGTTTATCATACAAATCAACCAAAGCAAGGAAAATAGTCTTTGCAGAAGGTTATGGCTTAAAGAATAATCCCTTCTTCAATTATCTGCCGTTAAATGGGACAAAAGGAGAGCTTTTGACCATAAAATCCCCTAAGCTGAAAGAGGATAGTGTTATCAAATCATCAGTTTTCATTATCCCTTTGGGAAATGATTTATATCGTATAGGAGCGACCTACAAGTGGAAGGATAAGACCAACACGCCCACACAAGAATCTAAAAATGAGTTGTTGGAGAAATTGGGCAAATTTTTAAAATGTGATTTTGAAGTCGTACAGCACGTAGCGGGAATTCGTCCCACGGTGGCGGACAGAAGACCGTTGGTAGGTCTACATCCAGAACATAAGAATGTATTTGTACTCAACGGTTTTGGTTCCAGAGGTGTTCTTATAGCTCCAGATGCATCAACACAATTGTTAAATTTTATCGAGGAAGGCAAAGAGCTTGCCCAAGAGATAAACATTCAGAGATTCACTGAAAAATACTATTCCAATTGA
- the gldN gene encoding gliding motility protein GldN: protein MNWKNVFLIGALSLVPISMMAQANILNAKLPEDIGKKTEAQIEQDNDAPLKYGYTDDRDILWSKTVWEVIDLDERVNFPLYYPTDTIGIGADRRSLYHVLMKNIKNGRLTEVYTDSYFTEKRKFEDLNATLSKVDTTDLGYEQINAGEQISAEFINQRDLTAADIEEYRIKGIWYFDKRQGELKYRLLGIAPVAPDVNFIDDESVDPGENKVELFWVWYPAARQVLHEAKVYNQRNSARPITYDMLLNARRFNGVIYKEDNVHGDREIDDYVFDNALFQLLEAKRIKEVIRDREQDMWAY, encoded by the coding sequence ATGAATTGGAAAAATGTATTTTTAATTGGAGCTTTAAGTTTGGTACCAATCTCAATGATGGCACAAGCAAACATTCTGAATGCTAAATTGCCGGAGGACATAGGTAAAAAAACCGAAGCCCAAATAGAACAGGACAATGACGCCCCATTGAAATATGGATATACAGATGATAGAGATATTCTCTGGTCCAAAACAGTATGGGAGGTAATTGACTTGGATGAGCGTGTAAATTTTCCTTTATACTACCCCACTGATACTATAGGTATTGGAGCGGACAGAAGGTCTTTGTACCACGTTTTGATGAAGAATATCAAAAATGGTAGATTGACCGAAGTATATACGGATTCTTACTTTACTGAAAAGCGAAAGTTTGAAGATTTGAACGCTACATTGAGCAAAGTGGATACCACGGACCTGGGATACGAACAAATCAATGCTGGAGAACAAATTTCTGCTGAGTTTATTAACCAGAGAGATTTGACAGCTGCAGATATTGAAGAGTATCGCATTAAAGGAATATGGTATTTTGATAAGCGTCAGGGAGAACTTAAATACCGTTTGTTGGGTATTGCACCGGTAGCTCCAGACGTAAACTTTATCGATGACGAGTCCGTTGACCCTGGAGAGAATAAGGTTGAGCTGTTTTGGGTATGGTATCCAGCGGCAAGGCAAGTGTTGCATGAAGCAAAAGTCTATAACCAACGTAACTCTGCGCGCCCAATTACTTATGATATGCTATTGAACGCAAGACGATTTAACGGCGTAATCTATAAGGAGGATAACGTTCACGGAGACCGCGAAATCGATGATTACGTTTTTGATAATGCACTGTTTCAACTATTGGAGGCCAAAAGAATCAAAGAGGTCATTCGAGATAGGGAGCAGGATATGTGGGCTTATTAA